In Gossypium hirsutum isolate 1008001.06 chromosome D01, Gossypium_hirsutum_v2.1, whole genome shotgun sequence, the genomic window CTACAAATATTCAGTGAATCAATGCAAAAAGTCTTATGAAATCTAATACAACCAAGAGTATGAACTGATTGATATTAGAAAGTGTGGTTCTTGTTAAATGGATAGCAACTAAGTATGCCACTTGCTATTAACTGGTCTTGAACAGCTTGGCTTGAGCCTTGATTGAAGGATAAtatgaatgaataaatgtgaaGTGAAAATATGATGGATCTTACCTACCATTGCATTCAAGGGAAACTCTTCATCCATGTTGCCATCTGTAAGATAAGCCTGTAGAAGCCAAAGGCCGAAGCGATCGAACAGGAAAGTTAGAGCATTGGTTGTTTTGGATTCTTCAATAGAGGCCTTGTTAGAGAGCTGGATAAACTCTCGTAGCTGCTCATATTTTGATAATTCCAATTCTTCCCCAGATTCATCAGCAGCTCTTTCAGTTGCAGTTAAGGCATTTGGTAATTCATTTGGGGAGGATGTGATCTTTACAGTTCCACCATATCTCCAAACCCCAACTCCACCTGCTTTCTTCCACTCATGATATCCTTTTAGACACAGAATGCAATCCACCACTTTATTTATTGACCCACCCTgcacatattaattaaattttatataaatatatatatgtataaagttTATGGCTATAGTGTAAATGTGAAATACAGGTAACCTAAACCTTTTCCATATCTGATGTTTCAAAGGCCAGGAGCTGCTTGTCTTTAACTGCAGCCAGAAAGTTCGTCATGTTCTCAGAATCCTGATTTGGGGACTCTGCTGCCTCAGAAGAAGTCATAGAAGCTTTCACCACCTacatttatgttttcaaaaaaaagaaaaggaatacTAATCAGGTTGTAGTATTGGTGTATTACATGCAACCAAGTTCATGTTAGAGTGTTTGAAAGAGAACCTTAGGAACAGCACCGGGATTGACTTTGTTGAGGACGTTGCAAAGAATGAATCCATTGCAAAGTGCACGGCGAAATTCTTCTTCAGAGGGATCTTTGGGCAGGAATTCCATTGCAACTTGATCCATCTGCCTTAACCACTCAGCTGCTTGGTACCTCCTTGAAGCTGATCAAGATAACAATAATTTTagctatatttttcattttttattaactattttatctCTCAATGATCTTAGTTTCAATAAGTACATAAATTGTATTGCCCCATTTGTTCATTAACTGGTTGGTTGAAGGCATATGTTCAAATGGCCAGTCCAAGTAGACTGTGACCAGGTACAATAAACAGTTCCTATAAACTATTTTAGAGCAATAAAAACAAAAGTTACCCTACCCATGACTTGCTTGGCTTTATGAGGGGCTTTTTCCATCTCAGCTAAGGCCTTCATAGAACTGACACTTGGGTTGGCACGCATCCATGGCCCATATTTCGGCAGTGAAGGATCTGGAATGGACATCACTGTATCCTTGTCACAGTGAAATTCTACATGGCCTACGCAACCGCAGCGGTAGCAGAAATCAGCTAAATGTTCATACTTGAATGAGACCCATACATTAGATTTTCCAGCTCTCGAAGCCCAAAACCCTGAGGGTAGTGGTTTACTAACATCTATTAGTACCCGAATCCTGAAGAAACCCCTTCTTATTCCATGTGAAGATATGGGATCCTCAATTTCCAACACCTTGCCTATCTGATCTCCAACCTTCTTTGCATTTTTGGGGCTCATTTGGTCCAATGAGAGGCCATGCACCTGGACCCAGTAGGCCACTTGTGAGAAATCCAGCTCATCCAGAGTAAGCCCTGGTTGCCATCGGTGCAAACATATGCAATACCCCATTACTGACCATGGCCCATCCTCCAATATCTGTTCAGCTGCTCTTGCTTCCTTGAAGGTGAACAGAAAGGTGTTCTCAGATAATTCAGTGATAGTGAAATCTCTCCATTCTCCCCACACTCTTCTGAAAACACCCTGTACTCCTCCTTTGCTCAGCGGCTTGTCTGCTATGATTTTTCCCAGCAAAGCTAACCTTCTTCCATCTAACTCTCCAGCCTCACTTTCATCAAGGGTCAAAACTTTTCCTTCTATCCAGGCTGTTTCCATTGTGTTATCAAACCACCAGATGGCTAATCAAAGGAAATGGATTCACTCTATTTCTGATAGCAAGCAAACTTGAAATAAGTAAATAGAAACCAAGAGAATGAGATGGATAGGATAGGATAGGATACAGAGAGATTTAAGTTTAAGTTTCTGAAAAGTACAGTTTATAGTGATGAAGATGAAGAATATGATCAGAGAAATGAAGGTGACAATATAAAAAGAGGCAACCAAAAAATGGTCATGGCCATGGAAGTAGGAGGTGGATGGTACAGAGACACCATCCACCATTAGTTGCAATGTCCATTGCTTTATACCAATAAGACATTTATAGAATTGGTAGCTCTATAATTCTCGTATCAAAATTTTCCTGTAATAACACTAGCAATCTAGAACAACCAGAAGCTGACAGTCAGGGAAGAATAAATGGTTTATAGGCATTAACTTTTCAGCCAAAGATACCAGCTTGAAAGCAAGCAACATTAATGGAAATTCAATCATGAAGCGTAAGGTAAACATTAACTATTAAAATCACTAATCTGCCAATGAAAAACAATTTGATCATGACATGTTTTATGTCTGCTTGCAAGCGAAATCCAAGCAAACTTGTTTAGCACTTATATGATTTTGTTATTTGATATACATGACAGACTTTTGAATAATTGCTATTTAGATATATTAGTTAGGTTTGAAGGTATCCTGGGGTTCAGAGGTAGTTTTCATTTATCCATATCTGTTATAGATAAATTATCATGGGCTCCATGCAACAAATAGCCAATTTTaggtggatttttttttcttttttctttcctttctcttcaTCAGTCCTTTCTCTTCTATTCTTTTTGTTCCTAATTGGATATTCTGTGAAAATAGAGGCATTTTCTCAGGCAAGATTGCCCCTGACCCTGAGGGAAGAAAAGAAAATCGGATAAAACAAACCATCTAAGTTTTTTTGAGTATAAAGACATCTTGATCAATAACCTCCTCTGAAAATGCAACCACTGTacaaaatttaaaaggaatatTTCGAAGGGTAGGAAACTAGTTCCCATATAGTGTAGAATCCTCAAGGCAAAACCAAAAATTTTCCGCGAGGAGTAGACCGGCTCCTTCTAAATTCAGGCATCAGATTAGTGTTACTTCCCTCCTTTGGAGACCTGTCAGTTTTTCCTCCCTGCAATGGTACTACCGCTTGCGGTTGCACTAATCCCCTGTACATGATGAGAATGCATTATTGGTTATAAACTAGAAATCAGGATACAAATCTTAAACTTGTGAAACACTTTTAAGATTATGTCAGGTTTTATTTATACCTTTGTTCAAAGTTGTGTGGATACCTTGACAGGTTGTGCCCAAGCTTCTTCATCTTCAAGGCAGCATACATAGGAGAGCCAACAAGTGATTGCTCAGTTTCTGGCTCAGAGAAGTCACTTTTTGGAGGCTGCTCCATTTTCTCACCATCATCCATTTCAGAAAGCAATGTCATTGCGACATCAGTTTTCTCAAGTGTTGCTGGCAGTTGGTGCTTTATTTTAGCCTTACTCTCAGCTTTGTTTTTCCTAATTCCACCTTGCCTAACATTAAGTGCTTGCCTAAACTGCTCATCTTCAAGTTCTGAGTGGACTTTCTTAATGCTAAGTTTACGGAGGTTGTATAACGCATCTGAGATATTCTCTTGTTTTGTGGTTTCTTGGAAACTGGAATGGACCCCAGAGGAGGTGGCATCTGAAGAAGGGGTCACAGTAGTTGTGGCAAAGGATTTGTTAACAGGTACTCTAGCCGGGAATGGTACTCTAGAGATTGGTTGATTGTCAACTGATTCAACCTTGGTCCTGCTTCTATTGGAGGCTCCTCTATCAGTGGATGAGGATCTCCTAACAGGAGGGGATGGTGACCTTGCCTTTAAGGCACTTGCTAATCTTTCTTCAGCTGGACTAGGCATCTTCGGCAACATCTCCTTATCTGCGACTGCGAATGCAGATGGAAATCTTGACCTCCTTTGCTTACCAGAAGAAGCGCTTCTGCTTGTGGCCTGAAAatccaataaataaaatagataaaaaaaaaacattcattaTTCAGCCAGGGGCGTAGCCCAGCCCGGGGGTCCCGGCcaccctaaaatggaaaattttccatttaggcttttattttttaaaaattttaaattagtaaaaggtaaaattacattttactacccaaaaatgataaaaatttgatttaatcctttaaaaattataaagatataaacaaaaTTACTTTTTTACTATCGTTAAACTTTAATTTCAGTCCCTGGTAAAGAAAATTTTCTGCCTTCCCCCTGTATTCAGCCAAGTTCAGTTGAGAGGCCATCATTTTTTAAAGTTACCTCAGAGGATCTATTATCGTCACCAGGCTTAATGCTGGAAGACGTTCCATGTCTTGGAATTTGGAAAGGAGAAACCGCTCTTCCTCTCTGAGATTCGGTCATGCTTCGAACGTTTCCAACTTTTAGTTGTTCTACTTCAGCTTCCTTCTTTTCCAATGCAAGTTTAAGATTTGATATCTAAAACAGATTTTTGAAAGATAAAAACCATGATAATGAAATAAGGTCCTATTGAAGCAAATAAAGTTTGCACCCAATCCAAAATATATTAATAAGAAATGCATTTGAACATGTTAGATTTTCACCTCTTCTTTAAGTTCTTGGATTTCACCAGTTTCCTTGTTGGATCGAGCTGCCCCAAGTTCTATGGAAGCGACCCTCTCGGCAAACTTCAGAGTGCTAATTGTCTCTCCAATGGCATTAACTTCAGGACTTATATGTACAAACATTAACGTTTTAGCTTGCCCACCTATCACAAGCAAGAATGATATGAATATAAATCACTATTATCAAATGACTAAAaataggatatatatatatgtatacatatatatacctaaAGAATCCTGCAATACTTGAGTAAGCTTGCTGTTTCTGTAAGGAATATGTGCACTCTTCTGTGCAAGAGCAGAGATGACATCTCCTAGTGCAGACAGTGATCTATTGATATGTTGTGCTTCCTTCAATCTTTCGCCTACAGCCTCAGATTTATCCACTCTCTCACTCCCAGCCAAATCAACCAAATGCAGGCAACCTTTGAGAATAGATCCCGAAACCAACTCTTTTCCATATACGTGAATAGTCAAAACACTGAGGATGACAAACGTGCCAACAAGATAATTTTAAATTGCTTTAGTACAGTAGCTTGCTCGCATGAAAATAAAGAGAAGTTTTACCGCAATGGCCCACCTGTGAGAACGGCTACTTCGCTCATTTAAAGCAGTGGCACCTACAGCACGATTCGTTTGACCAATTCTCATAAACTCAAGAACATCTTGAGTACTTGAAACTGGAACCCAACTTGCATCCGGCACATTTAGGCCATTCAACTGAGAATTGTTACGAATATCCAATGTAGATGTTGTTAAGGTGAACTAAACCCCAAGATAGAAATTAAGCATTAACTTAAACAGTATAAGCTAGACTCCTGAAGTTGCAGTTCAACTATGTAAAGTAAACTAGAAACTAAATGGAAAAGGATATCTTCTATTAGAGCCATCCATGACTAATAAATCTCTCACTTGTTCATTGTATATTTCAATCATCTGCACCCCAACTTCATATCTAATAAAGTCTGATCTCTCCTTGGATATTTGAAACAGGTCACGTAAAGCACGGTAGTTTACGCCCCATGTTTGCTCGGTAGTCATATCTGGGCCACTCTATGAAGAACAAACAACAAGAAATCAAGAATAGCAATTTCCAAGTTGAATTGATAGAATATTACAGAAAAGGTTTGTCCATCGAAAGAAAAGAAGACTCTGTGCATTTGCATACGCAAATAGAGTGGATGAATATACCATGGTGTATGTCTTTCCTGATCCAGTTTGTCCATATGCAAAGATACAAACATTAAAGCCATCTAGGACAGATCTGATCAGTGGTTGAGTGTCGATATATATTTGTTCTGCACATTACATTATCGATTATGCAAAATGTAAGTACAAACAAGTGAAGGATAAAAACAACTTAAGTGAATGGATAGGAATAGGAAATACCTTGTGAGACATTTTGTCCGAACACCTTGTTAAAGGAGAATACTTTTCTTGCATCCTTGCCCTGCTTTAAAGGATTGACAATCATGATATTTCCGTTTTCTCCTATATAATCTACAGTTGATTGTCCATTTGTTTGGCCTTGCAGAAAGGGTCTCACTCTACAGTACACTCTTATCGTTCCTGTTCGAAAACCATAAAAGAGTCAAAATGTATAAATATCCAACACGAAGAATAGTAATAACAACAAAAGAACGAAAAAGTGCACACCTTTGAGGTCTTGAACTTGATTGTAAAGCATGCGGTTTTCTTCTAATACCTTGTGGTAAGAAGAGGATGCCACCTCAAGACCCTTGATATGATGCTCTAAAACCGCAGAATATATTGTTAAACAACCATCGGAAAGTCTATGGTAAAACAATGCTATAGATTCTTACCAAGCCTCCTAAGTTGTTCCGCCCAATTCGAGTGAATTTGTTTGACTCCAAGTTTTGTTTCTTGAAAATCTAATTTGATCTCCTAAAATGATATAAGCAAAACATAATTGTACAAGGTGTATATTGTTGAGAAACTTCACAAACTACCAAATGGTAAGGGAAAATGTTTAAACCTTGAGCTCTCTCTGGTGAAGATGAATAAGTTGTGCATATGCAGTTGAATGGTTAACTGTTTGGTGAATAACCTCACGTTTACCACCACAGATGCAGAACTTGAAGAAATCATTCGATGCCAGGCTAGTCCTTTGACCAAGATACAGTGAGATAGCTTCCATAAAATCAGATTTTGATAGAGAATTGAAGTCAGTTTTCAAGATTTTCTTCAGAAATAGCCCAAGCTGGAACACAGCAGAAAAACAAACTATTAGATCACTACAATGGCAATAAGGTCTTCATCTTTAAGAATCTCACTAACTTGCTTGAGTGGTAATAGCAAGAGTGGCAACTGAAACATATCATTACCTGAGTACCCTGAGAAACAAGCAATGCTGAGAAGTCCTTAACTATCTTGCTGATTAGTGTATCTATTACCTGCAAAGTTTAACCAATCAATTAATCAAACAGGACTGCATTATATAAGATATAATGAAGAAACGACTCATTGTTTGCTTTTCAGTTTAGACAGCAAGAATATTTCATCATTGAACAACAATTCGACATGGATCTTACCTACCATTGCATTCAAGGGAAATTCTTCAATCTCATTGCTCTCTCTAAGGTAAGCTTGTAGAAGCCAAAGCCCAAAGCGGTCGAAAAGGAAAGCCAGAGCATTGGCAGTTTTGGATTCCTCAATTGCAACTTCATTAGAGAGATGGAGAAACTCCAATAATTGTTCATATTGTGATGACTCTGATCCATCCAAAGAATCATCAGCACTTTCACTTCCAACCAAGGAGGGTGGTGACCCTTTCGGCAAAGCTGTAATTTTCACTGTTCCTCCATACCTCCAAACTCCAATGCCTCCTGCTTTCTTCCATTCGTAATATCCTTTCAGACAAAGAATGCAGTCTACAACTTTATTCATAGACCCACCCTGCCAATTAAAGCCTTTCATGTTCATAAAACAGCTAGCATAGCTACTAGATACCATTGAGATAGAAAGGGAGAAATTATGCTTCTTAATGACATATTTGTATAACGAAGTTTAAACTACTTGGTTGCCAAGTAGGCCATCAAACGAGTATTGAAGATTGAAGGTGCAGTAGTCCATTAGAACATTTAAGTTTCTCAAGGTTCATTTTGATCTTTCTgtcaaaatgcaaaattttaacaCCACCCGTTATTATGTGATTCTGAAACTGAAATGTTGTGTCACGACCCATCCTAGCTTGGTAGGCCATATCATGAGACACAAACAGGAATTTTCCTCCTTGGTATCCACAAGTAACCCAAAGTTTTGCCAATCTCAGGTGCACCTACACTGCAACTACACAGATTCGAATATACGTCCTCATACATAAAGTACGTATCCATTCCACCCAGTGCACTCCTCTGTGTGTGAGAATGTCAATTTGAATCTGGAGAGACATACTTGATGGTGGCAAAACCTTTAGGGACTTGTGGATAACCAAAGAGGACAATTCCGATTTGTGTCTAACAATATACCCCAACGAGCTAGGTTGGGTCGTGCCATGTTGAGTTTCAGTATGTGTAAAGACTGAAGCCTTTAAAATGCATCTTTTAGGAAAAGTCAATACCTTTTCAACATCAGAAGCTTCAAATGTCAATAGTTGCATATCTTTTACAGATACCAGGAAATTCCTCATGTTCTCGAAATACTGGATTGCAGACTGTGCTGCCCCTTCTGTTGACTGCACTGGGATTACTGGATTTTCCACTATCTGtattaattacaaaaagaaaaaacaagttTCATATttctcaaaaaagaaaaatattggaGGGTAGAAATTAAGAAATGTAAATGAGTTGCAGCAACAAATTCCATttagaaccttaggaatagctccAGGATTGACTTTGTTGAGGACATTGCAAAGAATGAGACCATTGCGAAGTGCAAGGCAAAACTCTTCTTCAGAAGGTTCTTTGGGCAGGGACTTTGAAGCACCCTGGTCCATCTCTCGTAGCCATTCCGTTGCTTGGTACCTCCTTGAAGCTGATTTGACATAAATAAATCAAGGATTAATTACATTCTTTAAGCTCTGAATTAAATTCAATTCTATGTAACTTGATAAATGTCATCATTCTTATTTTTTATCTGTCCTAGTCACAGTTATCATATGTTTTGAAGGAGAAAACTTTGATTCGTAGATAATAATTTTGAAGAATACAAAGTTGTTTTTTAGCTAGATAGTATGTGATGATTAGCGGATCATACTACCACTTCTTTACCACGTTCTTAGCACAACAAGAGTTTCTGTCACAATCATGACATCACTGTACCAAACGCTACTATTGTGGAAAAGACTATATTCAggtttttctatttatttcatagaaaataactttaaaaaagaactttaaaaaattgagctgttttctagaaaatttaatattatttttatgtttgaataattctgtttaaaatatttttcattaacaaattttgcaaaaattatattttgaaaattgttttcgaaaatattttataataactaatatattatataattttaataataaccAGTGCctcattaaaatttaaagttatagTAAAGTTTAAAGCAATAAATGAAGCTAAAAATAATCATatctatattattaaaatattttagttttataatatgagacatttattattaaatatttagaaattattatatattattaaaaattaatataaatttttttcaataaaatattatgaacattattgaaaatttaaattttagaattattattaatgttacaatttatttattaaaaatattattaaataattttattaaaataataaattatattaataatttattatatgattaaatatatatatatgtttaaagtgttgaaaattataatatttgagattaatatttttaatatttttagcaattaaaattaaaagtttgttattataataatatttgactttattaagttaattttaatataaaaatcgaGTTTCTTTTCAAAAAGTAACATACACTTTTAAAATGGGAAAGTCACAGTCATGATATTAATCAGTAAACCATTTTCTGTTATCAAATTACACAAAAAATTATTTCCATAAAACAAACATATCCTAATATTGTGCTCACAGCGTCTACCAACACAAGGCAAAATAGTGACAATACCTTACTGGTCTAAAGATGGTGACATAGTATATACTTAATCGGTCCTTCCTCAAGCACCGAAAGGAATAGTTTTGCCAAACGACGGACGTCTCAAAACTTTACACAGCTGCCATCAAACTAACATGCCTCTTCCAGTTTACCCACGtgatccctttttctttttttttttatcatcttaatatttatgatgaaaaataagtTAATACAATTGTTGTCCCAGcaataaggaaaagaaaaataaagcaaaGAGGGATATGGTGCTTTATTAGTTGGAATGTCTGAATACCCCCCCTACACCAAATATAAAAGTGATTGTCAAGGTGGGTCTAAGCTAAATCAAAATCTTCATAATCAAGAACTAAACCTAGCTAGCTCTCCCTTTATCATGGCATTGGAAGTGGTGACTGCACTATATCATTTTCCACACCAACATCATGCATGTACCATATATGAAACCAACAGGGTtaaataatgatagtaataataatacaaGAACTAGGAGTCCTCTAAGTTATCCTAGGATGTAGTTTGAAGGATTGTTGTTGAGATGGTACCTGCTTCTTCAGCTTTTCTTTGAGCAAAGTCATAATAAACATTGAAGGTATCTTCAGAGAGTGGATTCTCCACATTGTTAGAGGGTAAAGCCTTTAAGCCTCTGGGATTCCTGGAAGGAGAAGTGGTTTCCTGTGGCATTTTTCTCTCTAATCTctgaaacaaaaagagaatgaaatTGCATCAGAAACAATGGTATTGGTAGTCATTTCTGCATTATCGTCTCTTTAAGACAGAATGTTGGTAGTAGCAGTTACCAGCAacatggaaaaagaaaataaaaagaggcATGCGGATGGaatcaaataaataagaaaaagacGAAGAAAGAACCAGTCCTTCCCACAAACAAGCTAGACATtcttcaagaaaacaacttattCGTTTATATATAAGCAAAGAACAGTAAACCTTCGAAGGGTGTGGCAGAAACTCGAAATAGGATGGAACTGATCAGTTTAATTATTGGTTGGATCCAAAATTATATATACATCTGACAAAGAAAGAAATAAACCAAGAAAGGAAGAAGGTGAAGCAGGTTTCCCGTGTGGTGTGAAAGACATGCATTCATcaaataaaaaactcaaaatataaGGTCTTATATATAATGGCTATATACCCTACTTTAAGGTATATGCTTGTACTATTTTTATCATCACTACTATAAActgctaaaaaataaaatttaaattatcaaatggtttgatatattatttaaaattaattatggaaTATAATTAGATTGCTcggtaaatataaattttaaattataaaaataaattaaaattttactttttatccTAGAGTCATATTTAGGGTTTAAGCTCGCGTATCATTATGTAAAAATGCACATTACAATATCATAATTGTatataatatttcatatcattaATAATCTACCCTAATTATATAATgctaattgtatatattataatttaccataaagttatttttattatagaatattaattaaatttttgtttaaagtaatttaattgattgaattaatcAAAAAGGATACGGGCAAATTTAGTGATTCTATGACTCATTTCATTGTTTAGTTAAGTTTATGGATTAAAAAAATGGATTTAAAAGAAGTTACATGAGATTTAAGAGAAGAACAtgttaaaaagataattttttttctaataaaaaattaaatatatttaaaataattactttaactattaattattatatttaattttattattaatttatttttataaattattttttaatttttataaattataattaaggtTCAAGGAAAGTATTGATGGTTAAAACATGATTTTATATATAAGatcttgaatttaaattttattgaaagtaaaatttaagtattttgtaattaatatatgaataaatttatttatatccaCTTCAAATTCACAATCGATAATAATTTTAGTATCCAAATTCGTAAAATTTGAACAAGATGCATTAAATACCGGTATTAATAGAACATGGCATTCTGCTATTAAAATTACTGGTTTTATATGTATGTGTGAGAAATAGCAAAAGGCacaatttctttgtttctttttatgtTGCTTTGTCTCTTGTGGGACCATTTTAATGGATGGACCGGACGGCAAGATTTGGCCAAAATGATGAATGGGGAGGGGAGGGCAGGCAATTAACTTTTGTTTGCTTTTAAAAGCCTTGAAATATGATGTTGTTTAATGTCTAATCATgccttttacttttcttttttctttccattaAGCATGTACATTTCTTGATTGGGATTTGTAATGATTATTAGTTTGGCATTGAATTCAATTGAGCCATGCATGCCCATACGAGTTACAATTCTTCATTTTTATATTCAACCCACCATATTTTGACTCGTACAAGTCTGGATTTCTTTTTCCAAGAGTGGTTCAAGCTATTTTTCATTAGAATTTTTAGGTAGGATCATGATATCACTTCCATACAATTTGTTTTGTCCGATGTATTTTACTAAatgtatttttctaaaaattttataagtacTTTTTTTTGTCTATATTATTGTTGATACTGTGTACAACAAGAAAGGAGTATTAAAGAGAGGGGAGTGATTGTTATGGAGGTCGGTTCACCTAGTTGAGGTGAAAAGTCGGAGGTTATGAAGAGTGGTCATGAAGAGAATGTAAAGGTCGAGAGTTGAGACTGTGTTGGCATATGGTAGACTTAATATTCTTAAAGAGCCCTCCTTTCTTCATCGTTCCTGAGGATATTTATAGGTAGGGGTCCTGTGTAATATGGTGTTAACGTGTTGAACTTTTCATCTAGCCATCATTACAAAGCGTGTAGGAGGGACGTCTTCGGTGAGACGAAGATGTTTGTCGCAGGACAGATCTTGCCATTTGTTCTAACTCTAATGGGATAAAATAGTTGAGCCCACGTGATGTTTGATGACCAAACGACTCCATGTTCACAGTGAAGATTAGGTCATTTGTCGCCTAGGTAGTGATCCCATGAGGGTGAGTTCACAGGTGACCTCCCGGATTACCGGTGGTAGGTTTACTGTTGTTAGCGATTTACTAGTCTTTGTTGGTTTTCTGGAAAGATTTCTGCATTTTTGAAGTTCTTTTGTTTCAATTCTCTTTACCATTTTTGTTCACTATCGCTATCAAAGTTATTTTCACCATTTTGCTAAAAATTTGTTAACAAATGGCTAAAGGAGATGAAAAATCTAGCAGAACTCAGGGAAGATGTGGTGGTCGTATTGGTTGTTTTTGCCAAGAGAAGCGGCAAAAAGTCAGAAAGCAGCCATAGCGAAGTTTGACGAGCTACTACCATTAGATCCAAAAAGGGGTGATGAGCCTTCTATTAGTCACAACTATCTGTGTTCCATGATCCATCAAGAGATGAAAAACTTGCTATTATGTCGTGGTTTGATTACTAAACATCACAAATATGAGTTTAGTATCCCAGAAGGATCGCATCATCTAAGTGAGGTTTTTTGGCCCTAATTCTACTAGTGGAATGCCTGATTTCTTCCGTTACTTCTTCTTGAAGCGGGTTTTCCTCTTCCCTTCCCGAATTTCATTGGACATGTTCTGTACAATTTCCACGTAGCACTAGGTCAGCTGGTGGGTCTTTCTTGGTGGCTACTTGTTGGTTTTTTCATCATGGCTTGTAAGGAAGGAATATATCCTTCCAGTTGGCCATTCTGATACATGTTTTTCTTGTAGGAGTTGAACGCGGATCAATTTCTCAGGTTGTTCAAATTTAGGCCTCAAACATCCACTCCTTGAATAGTGAGCTTATTCTATGGTGGGAAGGTGACAATGCTAGTAGATTACAACAAATATATCCTCATAGAGTTGAAGTTTCGAAGGAGATTCACGCTTACAGGATATTCCTAATGGTTC contains:
- the LOC107922069 gene encoding kinesin-like protein KIN-14F isoform X1, whose product is MPQETTSPSRNPRGLKALPSNNVENPLSEDTFNVYYDFAQRKAEEAASRRYQATEWLREMDQGASKSLPKEPSEEEFCLALRNGLILCNVLNKVNPGAIPKIVENPVIPVQSTEGAAQSAIQYFENMRNFLVSVKDMQLLTFEASDVEKGGSMNKVVDCILCLKGYYEWKKAGGIGVWRYGGTVKITALPKGSPPSLVGSESADDSLDGSESSQYEQLLEFLHLSNEVAIEESKTANALAFLFDRFGLWLLQAYLRESNEIEEFPLNAMVIDTLISKIVKDFSALLVSQGTQLGLFLKKILKTDFNSLSKSDFMEAISLYLGQRTSLASNDFFKFCICGGKREVIHQTVNHSTAYAQLIHLHQRELKEIKLDFQETKLGVKQIHSNWAEQLRRLEHHIKGLEVASSSYHKVLEENRMLYNQVQDLKGTIRVYCRVRPFLQGQTNGQSTVDYIGENGNIMIVNPLKQGKDARKVFSFNKVFGQNVSQEQIYIDTQPLIRSVLDGFNVCIFAYGQTGSGKTYTMSGPDMTTEQTWGVNYRALRDLFQISKERSDFIRYEVGVQMIEIYNEQVRDLLVMDGSNRRLDIRNNSQLNGLNVPDASWVPVSSTQDVLEFMRIGQTNRAVGATALNERSSRSHSVLTIHVYGKELVSGSILKGCLHLVDLAGSERVDKSEAVGERLKEAQHINRSLSALGDVISALAQKSAHIPYRNSKLTQVLQDSLGGQAKTLMFVHISPEVNAIGETISTLKFAERVASIELGAARSNKETGEIQELKEEISNLKLALEKKEAEVEQLKVGNVRSMTESQRGRAVSPFQIPRHGTSSSIKPGDDNRSSEATSRSASSGKQRRSRFPSAFAVADKEMLPKMPSPAEERLASALKARSPSPPVRRSSSTDRGASNRSRTKVESVDNQPISRVPFPARVPVNKSFATTTVTPSSDATSSGVHSSFQETTKQENISDALYNLRKLSIKKVHSELEDEQFRQALNVRQGGIRKNKAESKAKIKHQLPATLEKTDVAMTLLSEMDDGEKMEQPPKSDFSEPETEQSLVGSPMYAALKMKKLGHNLSRYPHNFEQRGLVQPQAVVPLQGGKTDRSPKEGSNTNLMPEFRRSRSTPRGKFLVLP
- the LOC107922069 gene encoding kinesin-like protein KIN-14F isoform X3, encoding MDQGASKSLPKEPSEEEFCLALRNGLILCNVLNKVNPGAIPKIVENPVIPVQSTEGAAQSAIQYFENMRNFLVSVKDMQLLTFEASDVEKGGSMNKVVDCILCLKGYYEWKKAGGIGVWRYGGTVKITALPKGSPPSLVGSESADDSLDGSESSQYEQLLEFLHLSNEVAIEESKTANALAFLFDRFGLWLLQAYLRESNEIEEFPLNAMVIDTLISKIVKDFSALLVSQGTQLGLFLKKILKTDFNSLSKSDFMEAISLYLGQRTSLASNDFFKFCICGGKREVIHQTVNHSTAYAQLIHLHQRELKEIKLDFQETKLGVKQIHSNWAEQLRRLEHHIKGLEVASSSYHKVLEENRMLYNQVQDLKGTIRVYCRVRPFLQGQTNGQSTVDYIGENGNIMIVNPLKQGKDARKVFSFNKVFGQNVSQEQIYIDTQPLIRSVLDGFNVCIFAYGQTGSGKTYTMSGPDMTTEQTWGVNYRALRDLFQISKERSDFIRYEVGVQMIEIYNEQVRDLLVMDGSNRRLDIRNNSQLNGLNVPDASWVPVSSTQDVLEFMRIGQTNRAVGATALNERSSRSHSVLTIHVYGKELVSGSILKGCLHLVDLAGSERVDKSEAVGERLKEAQHINRSLSALGDVISALAQKSAHIPYRNSKLTQVLQDSLGGQAKTLMFVHISPEVNAIGETISTLKFAERVASIELGAARSNKETGEIQELKEEISNLKLALEKKEAEVEQLKVGNVRSMTESQRGRAVSPFQIPRHGTSSSIKPGDDNRSSEATSRSASSGKQRRSRFPSAFAVADKEMLPKMPSPAEERLASALKARSPSPPVRRSSSTDRGASNRSRTKVESVDNQPISRVPFPARVPVNKSFATTTVTPSSDATSSGVHSSFQETTKQENISDALYNLRKLSIKKVHSELEDEQFRQALNVRQGGIRKNKAESKAKIKHQLPATLEKTDVAMTLLSEMDDGEKMEQPPKSDFSEPETEQSLVGSPMYAALKMKKLGHNLSRYPHNFEQRGLVQPQAVVPLQGGKTDRSPKEGSNTNLMPEFRRSRSTPRGKFLVLP